A window of the Nocardia sp. NBC_01329 genome harbors these coding sequences:
- the mscL gene encoding large conductance mechanosensitive channel protein MscL, protein MLKGFKDFLMRGNVIDLAVAVVMGTAFTAVVSSVTKGVVEPLLAVLGGSGQFGFGVTLMAGKPATFIALGPIISAAIDFIMVAAVLYFALILPMKSMQRRFYARNNVEAEPSTPADIALLTEIRDLLAEQAGRPELSKKDAERVHSS, encoded by the coding sequence ATGCTCAAAGGTTTCAAAGACTTCCTCATGCGCGGGAACGTCATCGATCTGGCCGTCGCCGTGGTGATGGGCACTGCGTTCACCGCGGTGGTGAGCTCGGTGACCAAGGGTGTGGTGGAGCCGTTGCTGGCCGTACTGGGCGGGAGCGGCCAGTTCGGCTTCGGTGTCACGCTGATGGCGGGCAAACCCGCGACCTTCATCGCCCTGGGCCCGATCATCAGCGCCGCCATCGACTTCATCATGGTCGCGGCAGTGCTGTACTTCGCTCTCATCCTGCCGATGAAGTCCATGCAGAGGCGTTTCTACGCCCGGAACAACGTGGAAGCCGAACCGTCGACCCCGGCCGATATCGCGCTGCTCACCGAAATCCGCGATCTACTCGCCGAACAGGCCGGGCGGCCGGAGCTGAGCAAGAAGGACGCCGAGCGGGTGCACTCGTCCTGA
- a CDS encoding WXG100 family type VII secretion target — translation MGEEFRADPERLRAKVPAFQQLGAEVEALVQRLHDLVSSDAAPWGTDDSGKAFADTFAPEEQRTLSDLNSLTEVIRQTGPDLQQVAANFEQQDLHSAQVLRNTESEIRTGPDPMTVNPVPFGGLASNVSASAPVSPVSVPTGAAGKDTVARTPGQVPGAPSPEAGAAGRPPLGESAPAAGGDDPSSGTQQQRSPEQPQQRSDPGVRDGQRVEPTAVTASPITTPAQTTTGAGPTAPTPSRIGPAAAPDVTRPARTGSAASAGSPWSKTTSGGAPRVSAAASGPTDTPPRIPGGPPNRPAEKPAEPERRVGEGTVEPIAVRLTRELAERHGVRAFGFDTPGVPPEVLMEMVAAVNDVLPRHPAITLSAIGIADLPGSAATRLDLEPADPGPRDTSPDTVAGGIARITLSVRSAVEPAELERAVRSDEDAGVLAPGCAQRPVYSTVVRELGRVLDAAGGFRARTATRHALVAAYLPLASPENTDSLARTVSGFREWRAQLSGAFRGGRFDPEAALAEAFTEVVLDVARASLPARALHRLLVETAGSRRTGSGDTAT, via the coding sequence GTGGGCGAGGAGTTTCGAGCCGATCCCGAGCGGTTGCGTGCCAAGGTCCCGGCCTTCCAGCAATTGGGTGCCGAGGTGGAAGCGCTGGTGCAGCGATTGCACGACCTGGTGTCCTCCGATGCCGCGCCCTGGGGCACCGACGACTCCGGTAAAGCGTTTGCCGACACCTTCGCCCCGGAGGAACAGCGCACGCTGAGTGATCTGAACAGCCTCACCGAGGTGATCCGGCAGACCGGCCCGGATCTGCAGCAGGTTGCCGCGAATTTCGAACAGCAGGATCTGCACAGCGCTCAGGTGCTGCGGAACACCGAATCGGAGATCCGCACCGGCCCGGACCCGATGACGGTGAACCCTGTTCCCTTCGGCGGTCTCGCTTCGAATGTCTCGGCATCCGCGCCGGTCTCTCCGGTCTCGGTGCCGACCGGGGCAGCCGGAAAAGACACGGTCGCCCGGACTCCCGGGCAGGTGCCGGGAGCGCCATCGCCGGAGGCAGGCGCCGCGGGCCGCCCACCGCTCGGTGAATCCGCTCCGGCTGCGGGTGGAGACGACCCGTCGTCCGGCACACAACAGCAACGATCACCCGAACAACCACAGCAGCGGAGCGACCCGGGCGTTCGGGATGGGCAACGAGTCGAACCGACGGCCGTGACCGCGTCACCGATCACCACCCCGGCACAGACCACCACCGGCGCGGGCCCGACTGCTCCCACGCCTTCCCGCATCGGGCCTGCCGCGGCACCCGACGTGACCCGGCCGGCTCGCACGGGCTCGGCGGCCTCCGCAGGGTCTCCGTGGTCGAAAACCACGTCGGGTGGCGCACCCCGGGTATCGGCGGCCGCGTCGGGTCCGACCGATACCCCGCCGCGGATACCGGGCGGCCCGCCGAACCGGCCCGCGGAAAAGCCCGCGGAACCGGAACGTCGAGTAGGCGAAGGCACGGTCGAACCGATCGCTGTCCGCCTGACCCGGGAACTGGCCGAACGGCACGGAGTCCGGGCATTCGGATTCGATACACCGGGCGTGCCTCCAGAAGTGCTGATGGAGATGGTGGCGGCGGTGAACGACGTCCTACCGCGACATCCGGCGATTACGCTGTCCGCCATCGGCATCGCTGATCTGCCCGGTTCCGCGGCGACCCGGTTGGACCTCGAGCCGGCGGATCCCGGGCCCCGTGACACGTCGCCGGATACAGTCGCCGGCGGCATCGCGCGGATCACACTGTCGGTCCGGTCGGCCGTCGAACCGGCGGAGCTGGAACGGGCGGTTCGGTCGGACGAAGACGCGGGTGTGCTCGCGCCCGGTTGCGCGCAGCGGCCCGTGTACTCCACCGTGGTCCGTGAACTGGGGCGCGTTCTCGACGCGGCGGGTGGTTTCCGGGCGAGGACCGCGACCCGGCACGCGCTCGTCGCCGCCTATCTGCCGCTGGCGAGCCCGGAAAACACCGATTCGCTGGCCCGGACGGTCAGCGGGTTCAGGGAATGGCGGGCGCAGTTGAGCGGTGCTTTCCGGGGCGGCCGATTCGACCCCGAGGCGGCGCTGGCCGAGGCGTTCACCGAGGTGGTGCTCGATGTTGCTCGGGCTTCACTGCCGGCCCGCGCTCTCCACCGGCTGTTGGTGGAGACGGCGGGTTCGCGGCGTACCGGGTCCGGGGACACCGCGACCTGA
- a CDS encoding FHA domain-containing protein, producing the protein MNASALLAEVPGAARDLVIGHWPEQDVPRMRARGDLYIETGRGLHTAADQYEVDGKDAEEALQGATRSGLSERNRTVVAAMRNQAAVCEDMGRQCHDVADLTEQTQHLLIVTGIVLGVQLAYDALLFLYGGGFKALADRLAAEQAMRAAVTRLVTTVATRAAAGTARRAALHGAVHAAKIGALTSVAISVGAQVWDLETGVRDEFDMGSLGEMVAGGIVGGVVGAEVGRRVAPRVLGRLGGRATGVMGRFTAHIGGTMLIGGAGGVTGGIAGAIPSLIIHYENIHSFGDMFKMVRESAVVGFGSGFVGAAGSALRVHRAGVGGVRGNTELAPIARRQLDFGSRVDRLLAGEPPGAEPLARQSTLDNSARTAELLTFPDGSQIVHKVVSDPRHAHAEFLASVVGDAVGARVPAVHIDGRHVYMEVVPGKNAHDAYPRDWTPENRFHGTPSASRLGVLDAVIDVPDRNAENWMVDPTGDVWGIDHSLAFEPDGRIGAFAKQFLDHGPAEGTVQWKEHDFSRAEVSEIRQRVDELQPVFSALGRNEWHEGVIQRLDGMAEAAPPPSSTESRGVVPPPHGPGDIPGQPRRTTVDTQHQIPGDRRTGPDRVPPRDNRAESGDQRAQVRPPARQDRSIPRVDAAEDHAPGRRDSRSESVLPPRTVDVRTTADGQPADGAPVPREESYDGPPTRPLSRTAPDNRPTDRDAYDLAAAPPPGQTQFFRHPDSGHVDVVFTPRGGNDLPLRLMPGNEYVLGSGRDALLHGMTSEFVSRRHATLRVDDAGHVFLRDDNSRNGTFVDGKQLSGGEWVRVYDGQQLMLSRDFDLGLDFRRQVADVRLFGNDAPPLRLHRGQSMGIGRDFVQRPNNADLLTMSKDHVVVGMDDDGRVWIQDDGSTNGTKVNDEPLGPGEQRTLRPGDSLRFGLARGEAQFLPADGSIEAPPIQMRFGNGPDAIPMQLQPGRSVLLGTDQSSPFARQLSRHPGVSEQHATLGMGYEGRVWIRDHPGSGGVWVNGDRIAPNQRVTLNEGDRVGLGNTFVAPAHLGGTPVHPPAVVHFAPELRLPPIRLDPGQEAPVQVRYMVGESNRPSNAVQNIRTGVREVFIGRDPDGRVWVRDPEPELRPATQVNGRALEAGEKRYIGPEDTLSIDGRRSRLEVGEERPLSLRLSDNRNLDPLYLRRGEEILIGRDPASPLADQLRTNHSVSPQHATIFRDAYGNLMVRDNHSEQGTYVNGLKVDPDAPPVPLRPGDSVRFGDWVGGAQYANGETSVTPKNTTVKLNSSHGDRSFELPRGGEPMVLGRSNPALPTGDRVSWHHAEVGVHPSGRVWIRDESSTNGTRINETTIAPGTQMTLHPGDHVDLGGGYDFTVAFPPPEGGPFVDIMDSSPETEGVKEALAALTHIHSHIYQRVSEHMNAVPGGGIVIGNRPLLDMPGSDSLRGHTPFGRKPGTSWNNVQGVYMGGPRRIIINTGGDSGSANVVWHEFGHATDAAYGTGGRWLSAGPEWSSLHADMLQALDGRGGWNSYYNKPAEAFAEAFTAWVHGGTSKLETFTLGDRVLAHRLKAYFDRVL; encoded by the coding sequence ATGAACGCCAGCGCACTCCTGGCCGAGGTTCCAGGCGCCGCACGCGACCTGGTCATCGGACACTGGCCCGAGCAGGACGTGCCACGAATGCGCGCCCGCGGGGACCTCTATATCGAGACCGGTCGAGGGCTTCATACGGCCGCCGACCAGTACGAAGTGGACGGTAAAGACGCCGAGGAGGCGTTACAGGGGGCTACCCGCTCGGGCCTTTCCGAACGAAATCGCACAGTGGTCGCCGCGATGCGCAACCAGGCCGCGGTGTGTGAGGACATGGGCCGGCAGTGCCACGATGTCGCCGACCTCACCGAACAGACACAGCACCTGCTGATCGTCACCGGAATAGTCCTCGGCGTCCAGCTCGCCTACGACGCGCTGCTCTTCCTCTACGGCGGCGGATTCAAAGCACTGGCCGACAGGTTGGCCGCCGAACAGGCGATGCGCGCCGCGGTGACCAGATTGGTGACCACGGTAGCCACCAGGGCGGCAGCCGGGACGGCGCGCCGGGCTGCCCTGCACGGCGCCGTCCACGCCGCGAAGATCGGCGCCCTCACCAGCGTCGCGATCAGTGTCGGTGCCCAGGTCTGGGATCTCGAGACCGGGGTCCGCGACGAATTCGATATGGGCTCGCTGGGTGAGATGGTGGCGGGCGGGATCGTCGGTGGTGTGGTCGGTGCGGAAGTCGGGCGGCGGGTCGCCCCCCGCGTTCTCGGACGCCTGGGCGGTCGGGCCACCGGCGTTATGGGCCGGTTCACCGCGCATATCGGCGGGACCATGTTGATCGGCGGTGCCGGTGGGGTCACCGGTGGTATCGCCGGCGCGATCCCCTCGCTGATCATCCATTACGAGAACATCCACAGTTTCGGCGATATGTTCAAAATGGTGCGTGAATCCGCGGTGGTCGGCTTCGGCAGCGGTTTCGTCGGCGCGGCGGGCAGCGCGCTGCGCGTACACCGAGCGGGTGTCGGCGGCGTACGGGGCAATACCGAGCTTGCGCCGATCGCCCGGCGGCAACTGGACTTCGGCAGCCGCGTCGACCGACTGCTCGCGGGTGAACCCCCGGGAGCGGAACCGCTGGCCCGGCAGAGCACCCTGGACAATTCCGCGCGGACCGCGGAACTGCTGACCTTCCCGGACGGCAGCCAGATAGTGCACAAGGTCGTATCCGACCCGCGACACGCGCACGCGGAGTTCCTCGCCTCGGTCGTCGGCGACGCTGTCGGCGCCCGGGTACCGGCAGTACACATCGACGGGCGGCACGTCTACATGGAGGTGGTCCCCGGCAAGAATGCGCACGACGCATACCCGAGGGACTGGACACCCGAAAACCGCTTCCACGGCACACCTTCGGCGAGCCGGCTCGGGGTGCTCGATGCCGTGATCGACGTCCCCGATCGCAACGCCGAGAACTGGATGGTCGATCCGACGGGCGATGTCTGGGGCATCGACCACAGTCTGGCGTTCGAACCGGACGGCCGGATCGGCGCTTTCGCGAAACAATTCCTGGACCACGGCCCCGCGGAAGGCACCGTGCAGTGGAAGGAGCACGATTTCTCCCGCGCCGAGGTATCGGAAATACGGCAGCGCGTCGACGAACTACAGCCGGTGTTCTCCGCACTCGGACGCAACGAATGGCATGAGGGGGTCATCCAGCGGCTGGACGGAATGGCCGAAGCGGCCCCGCCACCGTCTTCCACCGAGTCGAGAGGCGTCGTTCCACCACCGCACGGTCCCGGCGATATCCCCGGGCAGCCCCGCAGGACGACAGTGGACACGCAGCACCAGATTCCCGGCGATCGCCGGACGGGACCGGATCGCGTTCCGCCACGGGACAACCGGGCCGAATCCGGCGACCAGCGCGCACAGGTCCGGCCACCCGCGCGGCAGGATCGGTCGATACCCCGGGTCGACGCGGCGGAGGACCACGCCCCGGGAAGACGCGACAGCCGATCCGAATCCGTCCTGCCACCCAGGACTGTCGATGTCCGTACCACTGCGGATGGACAGCCCGCGGACGGAGCGCCTGTTCCGCGAGAAGAGTCCTACGACGGCCCCCCGACTCGACCGCTCTCGCGGACCGCGCCCGACAACCGACCGACCGATCGCGACGCCTACGACCTCGCCGCGGCGCCGCCGCCGGGTCAGACCCAGTTCTTCCGCCACCCGGACAGCGGTCACGTCGATGTCGTGTTCACACCGCGCGGCGGCAACGACCTGCCGCTGAGACTGATGCCGGGCAACGAATACGTCCTGGGCAGCGGTAGAGACGCACTCCTGCACGGTATGACGAGCGAGTTCGTGTCACGCCGGCATGCCACCCTCAGAGTCGACGATGCCGGCCACGTCTTCCTCCGCGACGACAATTCGCGGAACGGGACATTCGTCGACGGCAAACAGCTGAGCGGCGGCGAGTGGGTACGTGTCTACGACGGTCAGCAACTCATGCTGAGCCGCGATTTCGACCTCGGCCTCGACTTCCGTCGTCAGGTGGCGGACGTCCGGCTGTTCGGCAACGACGCACCACCGCTGCGATTGCACCGCGGGCAGAGCATGGGGATCGGTCGGGACTTCGTACAACGACCGAACAACGCCGACCTCCTCACCATGTCGAAGGATCACGTCGTGGTCGGCATGGACGACGACGGCCGGGTGTGGATCCAGGACGACGGTTCCACGAACGGCACCAAGGTCAACGACGAACCGCTCGGCCCGGGTGAGCAGCGCACGTTGCGCCCGGGCGACTCGCTGCGATTCGGGCTGGCCCGCGGTGAAGCACAGTTCCTACCGGCCGACGGCAGCATCGAAGCGCCGCCGATACAGATGCGTTTCGGCAACGGACCGGATGCGATACCCATGCAGTTGCAGCCCGGGCGGTCGGTACTGCTGGGGACCGACCAGAGTTCGCCGTTCGCGCGACAGCTGAGCAGGCATCCGGGAGTCTCCGAACAGCATGCGACATTGGGTATGGGCTACGAGGGCCGCGTGTGGATCCGGGACCACCCCGGATCCGGCGGGGTCTGGGTCAACGGCGACCGGATCGCCCCGAATCAGCGGGTGACGCTGAACGAAGGCGATCGGGTCGGGCTCGGCAACACTTTCGTCGCACCCGCGCATCTGGGTGGCACACCGGTACATCCGCCCGCGGTCGTGCATTTCGCGCCGGAACTCCGGTTGCCGCCGATCCGGCTGGATCCGGGACAGGAAGCGCCCGTCCAGGTCCGGTATATGGTCGGCGAATCGAACCGTCCCAGCAATGCGGTGCAAAATATCAGGACGGGCGTTCGCGAGGTCTTCATCGGCCGCGACCCGGACGGCCGGGTGTGGGTTCGTGATCCGGAACCGGAACTGCGTCCGGCCACCCAGGTGAACGGCCGGGCGCTCGAGGCCGGGGAGAAGCGGTATATCGGGCCCGAGGACACACTGTCGATCGATGGACGCCGATCTCGGCTCGAGGTGGGCGAGGAGCGGCCGCTCTCCCTGCGCCTGTCCGATAACCGGAACCTGGATCCGCTGTACCTGCGCCGCGGTGAGGAAATACTCATCGGTCGTGATCCGGCCTCGCCGTTGGCGGATCAGCTTCGCACGAACCACTCGGTATCCCCACAGCACGCGACGATCTTCCGGGACGCCTACGGGAACCTGATGGTGCGGGACAACCATTCCGAACAGGGAACCTATGTCAACGGTCTGAAGGTCGACCCGGATGCGCCACCGGTGCCCTTGCGCCCGGGCGATTCCGTCCGGTTCGGGGATTGGGTGGGCGGCGCCCAGTACGCGAACGGCGAAACCTCGGTCACGCCGAAGAACACGACAGTGAAACTCAACAGTTCGCACGGGGATCGGTCGTTCGAGCTTCCGCGCGGCGGGGAGCCGATGGTCCTCGGACGGAGCAACCCCGCCCTGCCGACCGGCGATCGGGTCTCTTGGCACCACGCAGAAGTCGGGGTCCACCCCTCCGGGCGGGTCTGGATCCGGGACGAGAGCTCCACCAACGGCACTCGGATCAACGAAACGACGATCGCGCCCGGTACGCAGATGACATTGCATCCGGGCGACCACGTCGACCTGGGCGGCGGATACGACTTCACCGTCGCGTTCCCGCCGCCGGAGGGCGGGCCGTTCGTCGACATCATGGATTCATCGCCCGAGACGGAGGGGGTAAAGGAGGCACTCGCCGCACTCACCCACATTCACAGCCATATCTACCAGCGGGTGAGCGAACATATGAACGCGGTTCCCGGCGGCGGAATCGTGATCGGTAACCGGCCGCTGCTGGACATGCCCGGTTCCGACAGTCTGCGCGGCCACACCCCGTTCGGCCGGAAACCGGGTACAAGCTGGAACAACGTACAAGGTGTGTACATGGGTGGGCCCCGGCGGATCATCATCAATACCGGTGGCGATTCGGGTAGCGCGAATGTCGTATGGCACGAGTTCGGGCATGCCACCGACGCCGCCTACGGAACAGGTGGACGATGGCTGAGTGCCGGCCCCGAGTGGAGCAGCCTGCACGCGGATATGCTCCAGGCGCTGGACGGGCGCGGCGGGTGGAACAGCTACTACAACAAGCCGGCGGAAGCCTTCGCCGAAGCCTTCACCGCCTGGGTGCACGGCGGCACCTCTAAACTGGAGACGTTCACCCTGGGTGACAGAGTCCTCGCCCACCGATTGAAGGCCTACTTTGACCGCGTACTCTGA